In Ilumatobacter fluminis, the following proteins share a genomic window:
- a CDS encoding polysaccharide pyruvyl transferase family protein: MLVERILIEERLAEPVGHRRLLTIGSILHFAQGGDTVWGSGINGKYREIPAVPRLDVRAVRGPLTRDALVCLGQDVPEVFGDPALLIGKYFPRSAYLRPNINRSRTAIVPNLHDWRHFSGDPRAVNPRWPVHRVLARIANSSLVVGSSLHGIIVAESFGIPARPMISRSEPRFKYEDYYLGTGRALPVLAASVDQAVELGGVDAPSFSFLELRESFPRDLWSCSTDPRLP; encoded by the coding sequence ATGCTTGTCGAACGAATCTTGATCGAGGAGCGGCTGGCCGAGCCTGTCGGCCATCGGCGCTTGCTCACCATTGGGTCTATCCTGCATTTTGCCCAGGGAGGTGACACGGTCTGGGGCTCCGGGATCAACGGCAAGTATCGCGAAATTCCTGCCGTTCCACGCCTAGACGTACGGGCAGTTCGAGGTCCTCTGACTCGGGATGCTCTTGTTTGCCTCGGTCAAGACGTGCCCGAGGTATTTGGCGATCCAGCGCTCCTGATTGGCAAGTACTTTCCCCGTTCAGCGTACCTACGGCCGAATATAAACCGTTCAAGAACTGCTATCGTGCCGAATCTTCACGATTGGCGGCACTTCAGTGGTGATCCGAGAGCCGTGAATCCCCGCTGGCCGGTTCATCGGGTGCTCGCCAGGATCGCTAACAGTAGCCTTGTCGTCGGATCATCGCTTCACGGAATCATTGTCGCCGAGTCATTCGGAATCCCTGCTCGTCCGATGATTTCACGATCAGAACCCCGCTTCAAGTACGAGGACTACTACCTGGGTACCGGGCGCGCGCTCCCAGTTCTTGCTGCTTCAGTCGACCAAGCTGTTGAACTCGGTGGAGTTGATGCACCCAGCTTCTCATTTCTCGAACTAAGAGAATCGTTTCCACGCGACCTATGGAGTTGTTCGACTGACCCCAGGTTGCCCTAG
- a CDS encoding glycosyltransferase family A protein: protein MIAFITSIRHPANSGDYGRVELLLQRTLASICQQTSNDFVVFVVGNDTPGFPLPPSVTFLKVDFPPPASADGFHARRDDFVWDKGTKIGAGIVAAREVDPEYVMIFDADDFVDRRLAEYANSRPGRSGWVIDRGYMYSMSRNALRKQDAFNRTCGTCHIISAAAYPRTKLTTGASQSDIANSFGPFLDNALGAHRDTAAWFEHRGVVLDPLPFRGAVYHVDTGENHSGKQLTGVAPPLSRALSARFGIPLDSGFAKRCLSAAGPTPILETLEMTSDKAVRLAKRGRDRRR from the coding sequence ATGATCGCATTCATCACTTCCATTCGCCATCCCGCCAACTCAGGCGACTACGGGAGAGTGGAACTCTTGCTGCAACGAACACTTGCGTCTATCTGCCAGCAAACCTCTAATGACTTCGTGGTCTTTGTCGTAGGAAATGATACTCCGGGTTTCCCACTCCCCCCCAGTGTGACCTTCTTGAAGGTCGACTTCCCGCCTCCTGCGTCGGCCGACGGCTTCCATGCAAGACGCGATGACTTTGTCTGGGACAAGGGCACAAAGATCGGCGCCGGAATAGTTGCTGCCCGTGAAGTTGACCCGGAATACGTCATGATCTTCGATGCCGACGACTTCGTCGACCGACGATTGGCCGAGTACGCGAACAGCAGACCCGGTCGGAGTGGATGGGTCATCGATCGCGGCTACATGTACTCCATGAGCAGGAACGCTCTTCGTAAACAGGACGCGTTCAACCGAACTTGCGGAACCTGCCATATTATCTCGGCGGCCGCATACCCTCGTACGAAGCTGACCACTGGCGCCAGCCAGTCGGACATCGCGAACTCCTTTGGGCCCTTTCTAGATAATGCTCTCGGTGCGCATCGAGATACCGCAGCGTGGTTTGAGCATCGTGGGGTTGTGCTCGACCCCCTACCGTTTCGGGGTGCCGTCTATCATGTGGACACCGGCGAGAACCATTCGGGCAAACAGCTGACGGGAGTAGCTCCACCTCTTTCGAGAGCACTCTCTGCCCGCTTTGGGATTCCACTCGATAGCGGCTTCGCCAAACGCTGCTTGAGTGCCGCGGGTCCTACGCCCATCCTCGAAACGCTTGAAATGACGTCGGACAAAGCCGTCAGGCTTGCAAAGCGCGGACGCGATCGTAGGCGCTAG
- a CDS encoding polysaccharide pyruvyl transferase family protein: MLRKFIRSGTDVALLDVPNQRNIGDSLIWLGELEYLRALQAKIAYVADITTYDPSALRAAMPSGVVLIHGGGNLGDVWLGHQDHRERLVGDLVDYPIVQLPQSVHFRSRERAALANDRLAQHGSLTALLRDDESMRRATDLLPDVDTLFCHDMALGAAINRSVPSIPLNVLLVLARQDREAASGLGHIPVDWVPEIRLEREDWTTPRVTGLAGTAARLATKPGHLGAKLRRKLGTQPVSATLMSAHQLALSSRNRLNVDRGVELLEKYPVIVTDRLHAHVMSALLGIPHITLDNDSRKVSAVYKATTGRFSTAYRAENLDEAKAMAIRLFAQARKD, encoded by the coding sequence GTGCTCCGCAAGTTCATCCGTTCGGGGACCGATGTGGCACTGCTTGACGTCCCAAACCAGCGCAACATCGGTGACTCTCTGATCTGGCTCGGGGAGTTGGAATATCTCAGGGCCCTCCAGGCAAAGATCGCGTACGTCGCTGACATCACGACTTACGACCCGTCAGCGCTGCGGGCCGCTATGCCCTCAGGCGTCGTGCTGATCCACGGTGGGGGCAACCTCGGCGATGTCTGGCTTGGGCATCAGGACCACCGAGAACGACTAGTCGGTGACTTGGTCGACTACCCGATCGTTCAACTTCCCCAATCAGTTCATTTCAGATCGCGCGAACGGGCAGCGTTGGCCAACGACCGACTGGCCCAGCACGGCTCCCTCACCGCTCTCCTCCGAGATGACGAATCTATGCGGAGAGCGACAGACTTGCTGCCCGACGTCGACACCTTGTTCTGCCACGACATGGCGCTTGGAGCAGCGATCAACAGATCCGTACCGTCAATACCGCTCAACGTCCTGCTCGTGCTGGCCCGACAAGATCGTGAGGCAGCCTCAGGCCTCGGCCACATACCTGTCGACTGGGTTCCAGAGATTCGACTCGAACGGGAGGACTGGACGACGCCCCGAGTCACAGGATTGGCCGGCACCGCCGCGCGGCTCGCTACGAAGCCCGGCCACCTCGGCGCGAAGCTCCGTCGCAAGCTTGGCACGCAACCAGTCTCAGCCACGCTGATGTCCGCCCACCAATTGGCGCTTTCCAGTCGCAACCGCCTGAACGTCGATCGCGGGGTTGAGCTACTCGAGAAGTATCCCGTCATTGTTACCGATCGTCTGCATGCGCATGTTATGAGCGCGCTACTCGGCATACCGCATATCACACTTGACAACGATTCCAGGAAGGTTAGCGCCGTATACAAAGCTACTACAGGTCGCTTCTCTACCGCGTACCGAGCTGAGAATCTAGACGAAGCGAAAGCCATGGCGATTAGGCTCTTCGCGCAGGCACGCAAGGACTGA
- a CDS encoding glycosyltransferase, translating into MTDRSATSRRKDCGAPLVVELISPYWDNPYVLDLETALGDLPGVMVVANTGCLPVRSAQIVHIQWPDGLLRGAKRSVLRRCVRLAGLALQLRSKSGPKLVVTVHNIEPHERSAAATVIQRWVLRNADDLVVLTSSGADRLRKAFPVLDRQRLKVIPHMGWAERYAFDGVSPLCETGMPIVGWFGRMRAYKGIEAIADLVRSSPDIPLRFVLMGSRGDRSSEIEEALSLLRRDRRVCVAERRVTDQEIWSLCQGASVIWLPYRAVENSGAVFAALAAGCRVLVPNMGSMQEIAEEYGEDRVLLYEGEMTGPRLYAVATNPLVHPPAGPPARRSASAVAKEHEKLYYESVQVSVAGKGLRA; encoded by the coding sequence ATGACTGATCGAAGCGCAACGTCGCGCAGGAAGGATTGCGGCGCACCGCTAGTAGTCGAGTTGATCTCCCCATACTGGGACAACCCGTATGTTCTTGACCTAGAGACGGCCTTGGGGGATCTTCCCGGAGTCATGGTCGTGGCCAACACCGGTTGCCTCCCTGTTCGGTCGGCGCAGATCGTCCACATCCAGTGGCCCGACGGCTTGCTCCGAGGAGCGAAGCGTTCGGTGCTCCGCCGATGCGTCAGGCTAGCGGGGCTCGCGCTCCAGCTGCGTAGCAAGTCTGGACCGAAGCTCGTCGTAACGGTTCATAACATCGAACCTCATGAGCGCTCGGCCGCTGCGACGGTTATTCAGCGCTGGGTCCTAAGGAATGCCGATGATCTAGTGGTTCTAACCAGCTCCGGCGCAGACAGACTGCGGAAGGCTTTCCCGGTACTGGATAGGCAACGTCTTAAAGTGATACCCCATATGGGATGGGCGGAACGCTACGCCTTTGATGGAGTCTCGCCGTTGTGTGAGACGGGTATGCCAATCGTCGGGTGGTTTGGGAGGATGCGGGCCTACAAGGGCATTGAGGCGATAGCCGACCTTGTCCGGTCGTCGCCCGACATACCACTCCGGTTCGTTCTCATGGGTTCGCGAGGAGACCGCTCATCGGAGATCGAGGAAGCTTTGTCGCTCCTGCGGAGGGACCGTCGAGTTTGCGTCGCCGAGCGACGCGTGACGGATCAAGAGATCTGGTCTCTTTGTCAGGGGGCCAGCGTCATCTGGCTTCCTTATAGAGCGGTCGAGAATTCAGGAGCTGTCTTCGCGGCATTAGCGGCTGGGTGCAGAGTTCTGGTCCCGAACATGGGATCCATGCAGGAGATCGCTGAAGAGTACGGCGAGGACCGAGTGCTCTTATACGAAGGCGAGATGACCGGGCCACGGTTGTACGCGGTCGCTACGAACCCCTTAGTCCATCCGCCCGCCGGCCCGCCAGCACGGCGGAGTGCATCCGCTGTCGCCAAGGAGCATGAGAAGCTGTACTACGAGTCGGTTCAAGTCTCAGTCGCAGGGAAGGGCCTTCGCGCCTGA